In Calonectris borealis chromosome 20, bCalBor7.hap1.2, whole genome shotgun sequence, a genomic segment contains:
- the LOC142091199 gene encoding dynein axonemal heavy chain 9-like — protein MGAIPPTAAEIYSSKESYRQLVANLELMANRYNKVLKTVLEVEYPLIQGQLRDIDLKLKEAEEKLNWKMEGIWDHISMVMDGVHDLEQRIQKAKNNVEEIQATVRSWVSPIFERKDGKRESLLSLEDCQDRLEKRYSLVRESGQRIHSLVKENQSLLLADPTSDVWKAYVDYVDEIVLDGFFTAIECSLKYLLENTDPKTGLAPLFEVQLDLVIPDLIFRPSMDPGTNDGFYDMVESLLNDIYRISSLVPRLAEHSGFPHYQVRVWGAPSCCVAVRRYHAAPASLRSPLLS, from the exons ATGGGAGCCATCCCGCCGACAGCAGCAGAAATCTATTCCTCCAAGGAATCATACCGGCAGTTGGTGGCCAACTTGGAGCTGATGGCGAACAGATACAACAAAGTCCTGAAGACAGTCCTGGAGGTCGAATACCCTCTAATACAGGGGCAGCTGCGGGATATTGACTTGAAGctgaaagaggcagaagaaaaactgAACTGGAAGATGGAGG GTATCTGGGATCACATCTCCATGGTGATGGATGGTGTCCATGACCTCGAGCAGCGGATACAGAAAGCTAAAAACAATGTTGAGGAGATCCAGGCCACTGTGCGATCGTGGGTGTCGCCCATATTCGAGAGGAAAGATGGTAAAAGGGAATCACTGCTAAGCCTAGAGGACTGTCAGGACCGTCTGGAAAAGCGTTACAGCCTTGTCAGAGAGTCAGGGCAGAGGATTCATTCACTGGTGAAG gaaaaccagagcctcttACTTGCAGACCCAACATCTGACGTCTGGAAGGCCTATGTGGATTACGTGGATGAGATAGTCCTGGACGGATTCTTCACTGCCATTGAGTGCTCTCTCAAGTACCTCCTGGAAAACACAG ATCCCAAGACAGGGCTTGCCCCCCTGTTTGAGGTGCAGCTGGATTTGGTGATCCCAGATTTGATATTTCGTCCCTCCATGGACCCTGGCACAAATGATGGCTTCTATGACATGGTGGAAAGTCTTCTCAATGACATCTATCGGATCTCATCGCTGGTGCCCAGGCTGGCCGAACACAGTGGCTTCCCTCACTACCAGGTCCGTGTCTGGGGAGCTCCCTCATGCTGTGTGGCAGTGAGGAGGTACCACGCTGCTCCTGCATCACTGcgatctcctctcctctcctag